Part of the Rhizobiales bacterium NRL2 genome is shown below.
GACCACGCTGCGTGCGCGGTCCGACACGGGTCACAGACCCCGACGCCTCCAAAGCTACAAGCGTCACCGGAGACAACGACCATGCCCACCATGCCCAACCTCCACAAGTACCGGGCCTTTCCGAAGATCGACCTGCCGGACCGGACCTGGCCGACGAAGACCATCGACAAGGCGCCCATCTGGTGTTCCGTCGATCTGCGCGACGGCAACCAGGCCCTGATCGAGCCGATGAACCGCGACCGCAAGGTCCGCTTCTTCCGCCACCTGCTCGCGGTCGGCTTCAAGGAGATCGAGGTCGGCTTCCCCGCCGCCTCCGACACCGACTTCGATTTCGTCCGCCACATCATCGAGAACGACATCATTCCCGACGACGTCGCCATCCAGGTGCTGGTCCAGTCGCGCGAGGAGCTGATCCGCCGCACCTTCGAGGCGGTGAAGGGCGCGAAGAACGTCATCATCCACTTCTACAACTCGACCTCGACCGTGCAGCGCCGCGTGGTCTTCGGGCTGGAACAGGAGGGCATCACTCGGATCGCCGTCGACGCCGCGAAGCTGATCCGGGAACTGATTCCGACGCTCGAGGGCAGCAATGTCCGCATCGAGTACAGCCCGGAAAGCTTCACCGGCACCGAGCTGCCCTATGCCCGCGACATCTGCCACGCAGTGATGGACGTGTTCGAGCCGACGCCGGAGAACCCGATCATCATCAACCTGCCGGCGACGGTCGAGATGGCCTCCCCGAACTACTACGCCGACCAGATCGAGTGGATGCACCGCAATCTGCGGAACCGCGATTCCGTCATCCTCAGCCTGCATCCGCACAATGACCGCGGCACCGCGGTGGCGGCAACCGAGCTCGGCGTCATGGCCGGCGCGGACCGCATCGAGGGCACGCTGTTCGGCAATGGCGAGCGCACGGGCAATGTCGACCTCGTCACGCTGGCGCTGAACATGTTCACCCAGGGCGTCGATCCGGCGCTCGACTTCTCCAACATCACCGAGTCGATCGCGGTGGCGGAATACTGCAACCAGCTGCCGGTGCACCAGCGCCATCCCTATGCGGGCGAGCTGGCCTATACCGCGTTCTCCGGCTCCCACCAGGACGCCATCAAGAAGGGCATGACCGCGGTGAGGCAGTCGAACGACGGCCTCTGGGAAGTGCCCTACCTGCCCATCGACCCGATGGACGTGGGCCGCGCCTATGAGGGAATCATCCGGGTCAACAGCCAGTCCGGCAAGGGCGGCACGGCCTATATCATGGAGAACGATTTCGGCGTCGAGCTGCCCCGGCTGCTGCAGGTGGAGTTCAGCCAGGTGGTGCAGAAGATCGCCGACACCACGGGCAAGGAGATCCTGCCCGCCATGATCTGGCAGAGCTTCGAGGACACCTATCTGGAGACCACCGAACCCTTCGAACTGGTCCGCTACAAGGTCGCCCCGGGATCGGGCGACGGCATGTCGGCGGTCGAGGCCGAAGTGATCCGTGACGGCGAAACGGTGACGGTCGCCGGCGAGGAGAACGGTCCGATAAGCGCCTTCTTCCAGGGCATGAAGGACGCCTTCGGCATCCGCGCCAACCTGACCGACTACCGCGAGCACGCCATCCACGCCAGCGAGAAGGGCAGCCGCACGCGCGCGGTCTGCTTCATCCGCCTGGCCAACCGGCATGGCGAGCAGCGCTTCGGCGTCGGCATCGACGAGAACACCACCACCGCCTCGCTGAAGGCCATCGTCTCGGCGCTGAACCGCCTGGCGAAGGTCTGAGGCCCGGGCGCAGTAAGGCGCGCGCCAAGGACGATGCGTGTCCCGGGGACGACCTCCTGCTGGGCGCCGGGATCGAGTCCCGGCGCGGGCAAGTGAGGCTGACTGGCCGGCGACAAACTCTCCCCCGTCCCGGGGCTTGACCCCGGGACCCAGGGGCGACCTTCGGGAGGGACGCCCCTTCCATGCCGGAATCGCCTTTGGTTCCCGGCCTGACGTCGCGTATATCTTCGTTGCGGAGACGACACAGGGGAGCGCGGCGTCATGCACGATCTGGTCATTCGGGGCGGCACCATCATCGACGGCACCGGCAGGGCAGCCTTCACCGGGGACGTGGCGGTCCGCCGCGGCGTGATCGTGGAGGCCGGCGGCAAGGCCGGGCCGGCGCGGCGCGAGGTCGAGGCCGGCGGGGCGATCGTCACGCCGGGCTGGGTCGACATCCACACCCACTACGACGGCCAGGCGACCTGGGACGGCGACCTGACGCCCTCGGCCTGGCATGGCGTCACGACGACGGTCTTCGGCAATTGCGGCGTCGGCTTCGCGCCGGTGAAGCCGGGCGCCGAGCCCTATCTGATCAACCTGATGGAAGGCGTCGAGGACATCCCCGAGATCGTCCTCTCGGAGGGCATCGACTTCCGCTGGGAAAGCTTCCCGGAGTTCATGGACGTGCTGGCGGAGACGCCGCGCACCATGGACATCGGCTGCCAGGTGCCGCACGCGGCGCTGCGGTTCTACTGCATGGGCGACAGGGGCGCGGACTACCAGGCCCTGCCGTCGGACGACGAGATCGCCCATATGGGCCGGCTGCTGGAGGAGGCGCTGGCCGCCGGCGCGCTGGGCTTCACCACCTCGCGGACCATCAAGCACAAGGCCGCGGACGGCCGCTTCACGCCGTCTCTCACCGCGCGCGAGGCGGAGCTGTTCGGCATGGCCGACGCCATGCGCCGCGCCGCCAAGGGCGTCCTGCAGGTCAATTCGGACTTCGAGGACGGCGACTTCGCCATCCTGCGCGCCGCCGCCGAGCGGGCCGGACGGCCGCTCTCGGTGCTGCTGATCCAGGTCGACAACGCCCCCGACCGATGGCAGGAAACCCGCGACGGCATCCGCGCCGCCAACGCGGCCGGCATCGCTGCCAACGGCCAGGTGGGCACGCGCCCGATCGGCATCCTCATGGGGCTGGAAACCTCGGTTCATCCCTTCCTGCGTCACCGTACGTGGAAGGAACTGGAGCATCTGTCACCGCGCGAGCGGTACCTGACGCTGAAGAACAACGCCGAGGTCCGGGAACGGCTGCTGGCCGAGGACCGCAGCCACGGCCACGCGAAGTGGATGGAGTTCGGCCTCGACAAGGCGCACCCGCTGGCCCTGCCGCTGGACTACGAGCCCGATCCGGCCAACTCGGTCGGCGCCCGCGCGAAGCGGGAAGGCCTGGACAAGTGGGAACTGGCGCTGGACCTGATGATGGCCGACGAGGGCAAGGCGATCCTGCTCTACCCGTTCGAGAACTATTATCACGGCGACCTGGAGGTCGTGCGCGAGATGATGACCGACCCGTACACGGTCTGCGGCGTGGCCGACGGCGGCGCCCATGTCGGGCTGATCTGCGACAGCTCCGCGCCGACCACCCTGCTTACCCACTGGGGTCGCGACCGCCGCCGCGGCGAGCGCTTCGACCTGCCCTTCCTGGTGAAGAAGCAGACCCGCGACACCGCCCGCGCCTACGGGCTCACCGACCGCGGCACGATCGAGGCGGGCATGAAGGCCGACCTCAACGTCATCGACTTCGACAATCTCGCCGTGACCATGCCGGAGGTGGTCTACGACCTGCCCGCCGGCGGACGGCGGCTGATTCAGCGCGCGAAGGGCTACCGCCACACCATCAAGGCCGGCGTCGAGACGCTGGCCGGCGGGGAGCTCACCGGGGCCCGGCCCGGCGGCCTGATCCGAGGGTAACGGTCAGGAGGCGAATTTCGCATCCTAAGTTGTTGTTGCTAGGAGAATTCCGCAGGGCCAAAATGATATTCATAATCAACGCGTCGCACGATCAACTTATTTATACACCGCACCGCCACCTTACCATCAGCCACCGGATGACCAAACAGCGCTAGATTTGGAATTGACAAAGATTCCTCAATTTCTTTTGTAGATGGGAATCTGCGAAGCGAAATACCGTATGCCGTACGCAATGGCTCCGCACCAGTTCTAAGAACGCTAAAAAAGGACGGAAATAATAATCCATCATAGCCCTTCTTATACGCCGTTTCTGCAATGAATCTTGCCAAATCATATGAATGCAAGCCGGCCATAAAAAGAAAATGAATTGCCAAATCCAAACTTTCAAATTCCGTACAGTTTTCATCCAAAAGTTTGGTTAAATTTAGGAGTTTCAGTTCCTTTTTTGGCTGGAGCGTGGCGCAATATATTTCATCTTCTACAGTGAATCTACACTCGTGAATGCATGTATCTATGTCTTCCGACGCATACAATACAGATAGATTATCTGAATCTAAACGACCGTGCCCAGATAATTCAACAGGAGGAGAGTCATACTCTTTATCATTATCGGGATTTTTCGGCAATTTTCTAATTCTATAGAATTTTTTTCATTTCCAATAACTACACTTGGGTATTTTGAAAAAATCTCATTTACCTGACCATTTCTCCGGACCGGATCAAGCAATCTTTTAAGAGGCTCAATTTCACCTATCATCCATAACCTAGGGCCATAATGGAAGAAGCCGACCCCCAATTGCCTGCAAGCTAACTCTATATCTTCATTCAGTTCTTTTTGCGAACTTATTTCATTTTCTCTCTTGTCATTGAATTGAATAATGGGAGCAAATCCATACTCCTGCCTTGTCATGGTTCCCATCACGAAAAATCTGTGGACGAGGTGTATGCCCGTTTCAGTGTCCAATTTTCTCCCGGCGCTAGATCCGCAATGACTGCAGACAACGTTGTCGACCGCTCCTAGTCGTTCCGCATCAAGGCGCAGACCTTCATCACGAAAGCAGTCTGAGCAGAATGCGTAACTCTGACTCGGCTCATCCACGATCTAGAACACCAGCGTACGGCGGACATATTGCCGCCAGTCATCCTTCGGGCTCTGGCAGATGCGGTCGCGGCCCTGGCGGGTGATCAGCGCCACGGCGCCGCGCCGCCAGAGCCGGACGAACAGCTCCGGGTCGGAGAGCGCCACCTGATGCAGCGCCGGGCCCTGCAGCGGGCGGATGTGCTTGCGCGAAAACAGCACCAGCGCCAGCAGCAGCAGCGCGAAGGTGATGAAGCCGAGCGACATCTGGGATCCGACGACGCGATAGCTGATCTCGTGCAGGCCGAGCCACTCGGCCAGCGCGAACCAGGCCGCCATCAGCGCCAGCGAAATCGGCAGGAACCAGTCGCGGATCAGTACCGCGCGCCGGCCGACCTGGGCGGCCAGTACGTCGCGGAACCCCTCGACGCGGCGCGCCTTGCGGTAGCTGATGTGCATGGACATCTGTCCCTGTTCCATGCCGAGCCGCATGGCCTCGAGCAGTTCCGGATCGCCATCACGCGCCATGGTGCGCTCCAATCCGGTCTGCCTCTCCCCTGGTGGGGGAGGCCGGCGCGCGGCGCCGAATGGGGGGCAAAAGCGAGTGGGTGCAGGTGTGCCACCCCCTCCCCGTCCCTCCCCCATCGAGGGGGAGGGCGAGCCCCCGCCCGCACTTGTGCGCCCTACCCACGCTCGCCGGCCTTCCAGCGGTCGATGAAGGTGCGGCCCTCGGGCGCGGGCATGTCGCGGCTCTTTGTCCAGGCGCGCGCCAGCGGCAGGTCGCGGAACCGCCCGCCGCGGCGGCGGCCCAGCCGTCCCATGACGCCGATGCCGATCCGCGCCGCCAGCCGGTAGGCCCAGGGATGCCTGGCCATCCAGGCCCAGCCCTTCAGCGCCAGCCGCTCCCGAGCCGGCGGCAGGCCGCGCTCGAAGGCTTCCTCGCGCCAGTGGCGCATGATCTTCGGCAGCGGGATGCGCATGGGACAGACCTGCTCGCAGCGGCCGCAGAAGGTCGACGCGTTGGGCAGATGCCGGGCCTCCTCCAGCCCGACGAAATGCGGGTCCAGCGCCGCGCCGATGGGGCCGGGATAGACCCAGCCATAGGCGTGGCCGCCGACGGCGGTGTAGACCGGGCAATGGTTCATGCAGGCGCCGCAGCGGATGCAGCGGAGCAGATCCTGCTTGTCGGTGCCCAGCAGGTCGGACCGGCCATTGTCCAGCAGCACCACGTGGAAGCCCTCGGGCCCGTCCAGGTCGCCCTCCCGCTTCGGCCCGGTGGAGAGCGTGGTATAGGCCGACATCTCCTGCCCTGTCGCCGAACGCGCCAGCACGCGCAGGATCGTCGAGACGTCCTCCAGCGTGGGCACCACCTTGTCGATGGCGGAGATGACCACATGCGCCTTCGGCAGCATCTGGGTCAGATCGCCATTGCCCTCGTTGGTGACGATGATGGTGGAGCCGGTCTCCGCGATCAGGAAGTTGGCGCCCGTGATGCCCACATCGGCGTCGAAGTATTTCTGGCGCAGCACCTCGCGCGCTTCGGTCACCAGGTCCTCGGCCTCGGTCAGGCGCTCGGTCCGGCCGTATTTCGCATGATGCTCGTGGAACAGGTCGGAGACCTGCTCCTTGGTCTTGTGCACCGCCGGCCCGATGATGTGGCTGGGCGGTTCCTTGGCGAGCTGGATGATGTATTCGCCGAGATCGGTCTCGACCGGTTCGATGCCGTTGGCCTCGAGGAAGGGGTTCAGCGCCACCTCCTCGGCGACCATGGACTTGCCCTTGGTCACCGACTTCGCGCCATAGCGGCGGCAGAGTTCGAGGATCGTCTGGCGCGCCTCTTCGGCGGTGGCGCAGAAATGCACCGTGCCGCCGGCCTCGGTCACCTTTTCCTCGAAGCGCTCCAGGTAGAAGTCGAGATTGGCGAGGATATGGTTCTTCAGCGTCACCGCCTCGTCGCGGAGCGCCTCGAACTCGTCCAGACCGTCGGCGGCGCGGGCGCGCGCGGCGACGAAGCCGGTC
Proteins encoded:
- a CDS encoding 2-isopropylmalate synthase; protein product: MPTMPNLHKYRAFPKIDLPDRTWPTKTIDKAPIWCSVDLRDGNQALIEPMNRDRKVRFFRHLLAVGFKEIEVGFPAASDTDFDFVRHIIENDIIPDDVAIQVLVQSREELIRRTFEAVKGAKNVIIHFYNSTSTVQRRVVFGLEQEGITRIAVDAAKLIRELIPTLEGSNVRIEYSPESFTGTELPYARDICHAVMDVFEPTPENPIIINLPATVEMASPNYYADQIEWMHRNLRNRDSVILSLHPHNDRGTAVAATELGVMAGADRIEGTLFGNGERTGNVDLVTLALNMFTQGVDPALDFSNITESIAVAEYCNQLPVHQRHPYAGELAYTAFSGSHQDAIKKGMTAVRQSNDGLWEVPYLPIDPMDVGRAYEGIIRVNSQSGKGGTAYIMENDFGVELPRLLQVEFSQVVQKIADTTGKEILPAMIWQSFEDTYLETTEPFELVRYKVAPGSGDGMSAVEAEVIRDGETVTVAGEENGPISAFFQGMKDAFGIRANLTDYREHAIHASEKGSRTRAVCFIRLANRHGEQRFGVGIDENTTTASLKAIVSALNRLAKV
- a CDS encoding iron-sulfur cluster-binding protein → MQPKSHLFKEESTKAIGDANLQSALKNLQTGFVAARARAADGLDEFEALRDEAVTLKNHILANLDFYLERFEEKVTEAGGTVHFCATAEEARQTILELCRRYGAKSVTKGKSMVAEEVALNPFLEANGIEPVETDLGEYIIQLAKEPPSHIIGPAVHKTKEQVSDLFHEHHAKYGRTERLTEAEDLVTEAREVLRQKYFDADVGITGANFLIAETGSTIIVTNEGNGDLTQMLPKAHVVISAIDKVVPTLEDVSTILRVLARSATGQEMSAYTTLSTGPKREGDLDGPEGFHVVLLDNGRSDLLGTDKQDLLRCIRCGACMNHCPVYTAVGGHAYGWVYPGPIGAALDPHFVGLEEARHLPNASTFCGRCEQVCPMRIPLPKIMRHWREEAFERGLPPARERLALKGWAWMARHPWAYRLAARIGIGVMGRLGRRRGGRFRDLPLARAWTKSRDMPAPEGRTFIDRWKAGERG